The following DNA comes from Oscillospiraceae bacterium.
CGCCATGCTGACCGTAAACGCTTTGCGGGCAAGTATGTTTTTAACGGTTTTGTGTCTGGCACTCAGGCACATGGAAATCTGCGTATTATCGCTGATTCCGCCCCAGGCGGCGTTCATAGCGTCTGGAATGCCGTCTTTGCCGTATGTGGCAATGATAAAAACTGGCTGCGGGTAAGTCCATGGCTGTGCACCAAAATCTTTTCTCATGAAAAATCCTCCGTTTCTGTTTTCTGTTTGCAGGGAGGATATCACTGCCCCCTGCTTTTCCCATTATAGGTTGTAATTTTCTGTATTGCAATATCCTGCAGAATACCCAAAAAGCAGTTTCTCAGTCACAGTAAGCGGACCGAATGCTGTCAATCCACGCGTTCACTTCTGCTGCTGGCGTTATCATCTGGTCCCCGCCGGTCGAATCAAACTGAATCTCTTTTTCATACGCAGATTTGGCGCCTTTACAGGCACTTTTCATGTCTTTGATAACATGCCCGGGCCATCCGCCGTTTGTCATAAAAGGAATAACGGTTTTGCCCTGCCAATGATTTGCGGTAAGAAAAGTCAGGACCGCCGGCGCCATAGTATACCACCAGGTAGGTGTCCCGACAATAACCGTGTCATAGTCTGCGGGATTTACAGGCAGGGGCTTGATTTTTGGCTGAAAGCCGCTGTTTACCTCTTCCTGTCCCTGTGCCACCACTTCGTCATAGGAGCCGGTGTAGGGAACGACTGTTTCAATTCTCATAATTTCTGCATTTGTCGCTTTTTGAAGCGCTTCTGCAATGCGCTTTGTATTTCCGTTGGAATAAGAATAATAGATGATCAAGATTTGATGTGCCAAATTCTTTTCTCCTTTAGTCTGCCGGTGTAAACTGGTTTAGGTTTCGTTCCTGCTCGGCCAGGCTCATTGTAAAGTAGCGGGTGTTTTTATCCAGCTTACGAATACGCTGCATTTCCTCATCGGTCAGAGCAAAATCAAAAATATCGATGTTGTCTTTCATGTGCTGCGGGTTGGTACTCTTGGGGAAGATGATGTTTCCCTCTTGAATATGCCAGCGCAGAATAATCTGCACATTGTTCTTGCCATATTTGGCCGCAAGTTCCGTAAACAACGGCTCATGAATCAGCGCGGCATCACCGTGCCCCAGCGGGTACCAGCATTCGACTGCTGTGTGATAGGGCGCAATCCTTTTTTTCAGTGCTGCCTGCTGATAGTACGGGTGGCACTCCACTTGCAAAACGGCGGGCTTTATTGTCGATGCGGAAAGAACTTCTTCCAGCCGGCCGGACTCAAAGTTGGAAAGGCCGATGGACTTAACCTTGCCTGCCGCCACCGCTTTTTCCATGTCCTTCCACGCGCCGAGATAATCCCCGAACTGCTGATGCAGAAGCAGTAGATCAAGATAGTCTGTGTCCAGGCGCTGCAGCATTTTGTCAATGCCCGCCATTGTTTTGCCCTCGCCGTACTCACTTGGCCAGAGTTTGGAAGTAACCCAGATTTCTTCTCTTGAAATGCCGCTCTTTTTCACGGCCGCCCCGACCCCGCGCTCATTTTGGTAGGCGTGCGCCGTATCAATGTGTCGATAGCCTAAATGCAGAGCCTGCGCACAGGCTTTTTCGGCTGCTGCGTCGCCCTGCACCATAAACACGCCAAGGCCGAACTGCGGGATCTTTTCTCCGTTGTTTAGGGTTATATAAGTTTGATTCATAATACATTCTCCTTTGCTGCGGCTTATTGCCGCCATATTTTCTCTTGTGGGTTGCCTTACAGCGGCAGCTCCTCTTTTATCCATTTTTCAATGGCCGATTTTGCGGCTGTCACTTGAGAGCCGCGAATAGCCAGGCCTTTTTGAAGGGTCGATTTGGGGCAGGCTTTTTTCAAGTCGCGCTCACTGTTTCCCATACCGCTTCCCTCGTTTGTACAGAAAGGCAGAATCACTTTACCAGAAAGGTCCTGTCCCTCTAAAAAAGTAAGGATCGGCATTGGCATGGTTCCCCACCAATTTGGGTAGCCGAGATAGAGCACATCATATCTGCCGGTATCAATCGTTTTTGCAAGTTTTGGTCTTGCTCCGGCCTGCAGTTCTTTTTGTGCTGCGGCGGTGCAGTCCTGGTAATGAAACGGATACTCCCGGGCCGGCTCGATTTCAAACAAGTCAGCCCCGGTAATGGCCGCAATCATTTCTGCAGCAACCGCTGTATTTCCTTTTTTGAGCTCTGTAATGCTTCCGTTTACGTAATTTTTCCCTGTGTGAGAAAAATAGACTACGAGCCCGTTTGTCGGTTCCATTTTTGTACCTCCCTGCAGTAGTTTCCTTTAGTATCCACTGTACAACTTAGAGTTGACTCTAAGTCAATAGAATTTTGAAAAAAACTTAAAAAATCAATGCGTATGCAGCTTGTTTTACTGCCTTTCCCCAAAAATGCGCAAGTGAAAGCGCTGCTGTCGTTTCCTGCAGAAATTTGTGTTATAATAACAAATCATTTAAAAAAATCTGCAAAGCAGGAGGGTATTCAAAATGCGGCGAAAAGACCGTGAAATTGTAGAGATCGAAAAAATAGAGGCTGTCATTGCTGAGGCAGACTGCTGTCACCTCGGCTTTTATGACGGCGGCGAGGTGTATATTGTGCCGCTCAGCTTTGGCTACCAAAGGGACGGCGGACAATCGGTTTTCTATTTCCATTCTGCGAAAGAGGGCCGAAAAATAGACCTGATAAAAACAAGCCCCAGGGTCGGGTTTGAGCTGGACACGCACTATAAAATTAACACAGGCGAAACTGCCTGTGCATATTCCGCGCGCTTTCGCAGCATTATCGGCACCGGCACCGTCACGATGATTGACAGCCCTGACGAAAAGGAAAAAGCTCTACATGCCCTGATGCTACATACCACACGGAAAGACGGCTGGATTTTCACAGACCAAATGGCTGCTGCGGTAGGTGTTTTTAAACTGGAAGTTGAAAAAATGTCATGCAAAGAGCATTTATAGGCTCTTGGGGCGGCAAAATAGATTGTCCCACAAAGGAGAGGCTCTCTCACTGTTTGGCTGTGGGGAGGGAGCCTCTTTTTTGAAAGTTTCTGCACGGTTTCTTGATTAAATGACTGATTTTGAACGGAACTGCAATAAATACAATAAACTTTGCTTTATTACAATGACTATATTCATAATTGTGCAGAATATCCAAACAAATTTTTAAAATTTATGAATATTATTGATTGATATTGAATGAATTTGAATGTATTATATAGGTGTTCCCAAAAAGGAGAGAGACAGATGCTTACAGAAGAACGTTTTGCCATTATTTTGCGCATCCTGCAGGAAAAGCACTCGGTTACCGTGCAGCAGCTGTGCGATGCACTTGACGCCAGCGAATCAACCGTGCGCCGTGACCTGCAGACTTTGGACAGCCGGGGCAGGCTCAGCCGGGTACATGGCGGCGCTACGTTGCCCGATAACCGCTTTGTTGCAGATGAAGAAAATATGACTGCAAAAGAGACGCAGGCTGTTGCACAAAAAGCCGCCATCGGTGCCCTTGCTGCGCAAATCGTTCGCCCAGAGGATTTTGTCTACATTGATGCGGGCAGCACCACCCTGCAGCTTGCAAAAAGCCTTTCCGGCGGGGCGCTGCACGCCGCCTATGTGACCAACGGCATTGCCCACGCGCGCATTTTGGCACAGAAAGGCTGCCGGGTGTATGTCCTTGCCGGTCAGGTGCGGCCCAGCACTGAGGCGATTGTAGGGGCAGGCGCTATGGCCAACCTGCAGCGCTATCACTTTACAAAGGCCTTTATGGGTGCCAACGGCGTGGCTTTAAAAGAGGGCTTTACCACACCAGACGTAGAGGAAGCTGAGCTGAAAAATACCGCGCTGAGCCGTGCATTGGAGACGTGGTTCCTTACAGATGACTCGAAATTCGGCAAAATTTACGCCGCGGTTATCTGTCCTCTCACAGAGGGCTCAATTTTTACGAACCATCTGCCAAATGAAAAATACCGGCAGTACACCCTGGTAAAGGAGAGTGACGCAAAATGATTTATACGGTAACTTTTAACCCGGCCATCGACTATGTGGTCCACCTAAAAGGCAATTTGCAGCCGGGAAAAATCAACCGCTGCGCCGATGAAACGTACCAATTCGGCGGGAAAGGCATTAATGTGGCCGCGTTGCTGCGAAATTTGGGTTATGACGCCATTGCACTGGGATTTATTGCCGGAGAGACCGGCAGCTGGCTGCAAAAAGGTCTGCGCAGTATGAATATTTTAACGGACTTTATCTCTTTGCCGTCCGGCATGACGCGCGTCAACGTAAAAGTAAAAGCCGGCGGGGAAACCGAAATCAACGGCAGCGGACCGGTCATTTCCCCTGCGGATATGGAGAAGCTCTATACCCGCCTGGACGCACTAAAAAGCGGCGATGTACTGGTACTGGCGGGAAGTATCCCCGCCTGCCTTGCAAACGACACCTACGAAAAAATCATGGCGCGGCTTGCCGGGCGCAGCATTCTCATTGCGGTGGACGCGACACAGGACTTGCTGGTAAATGTGCTGCGGTACCGCCCGTTTTTGATAAAACCCAACAACCATGAGCTGAGCGAGATCTTTGGCCGCGAGCTGCAGACAGACCGGGAGATTGCCGAATGTGCCCGAAAGCTGCAGGAGCGCGGTGCACGCAACGTACTGGTAAGCATGGGAAAAGACGGTGCCCTGCTGCTGGACGAAACCGGAAAGACAAGTCGAATGGCTGCGCCAAAGTGCACCGTACGCAACAGCGTGGGTGCGGGCGACAGTATGGTGGCCGGCTTTTTGGCCGGCTGGCTGCAGACCGGCAGCTACTTTGAGGCCCTGCGCTTAGGCAGCGCTGCCGGCAGCGCCACCGCCGCTTCACTGGGCCTGGCGACAAAAGACGAGATTGACGCAATGCTTGCAAAACTTTGAGCTTTTGCGGCCAAAGCCGCAGATGCCGTACAAATTTCTGTAATTCTATTGAAAATCCATTGGAAGGCAATGGGAGGAGTTTACCATGCGTATTACAGACCTGCTCAGTACAGAATCTATCGCACTGGATTTTCCTGTGGAAAACCAGACACAGGTGATCGACAAACTGGTCGCGCTGCAGGTGACCCACGGCAACATTACCGATGTGGCAGCCTACAAAAAGGCTATCTATGCCCGCGAGGCAGAGGCTTCCACTTATGTGGACTGCGGCATTACGGTGCCCCACGCAAAGTCCGTCTGTGTTACCCAGCCAAGTCTTGCGGCGCTGCGTCCGGCAGTGCCGGTGCAGTACAACCCCGAAGATGAAGAAAAAAGCAGCCTGTTTTTTATGATTGCTGCACCAAACAACGGCAGCCTGCATGTCGAGCTGTTGGCCCGCATGATGCAGATGCTGATGAATGAAGACTTTGTGGCAAAACTGTATGCTGCCAAAACCCCAAAAGAGTTCCTTGCCGCAATCGATGCACAGGAAGAAAAGCAGTTTGGCAGCGAGAGCGCCACTACCGAGGAAATCGCGCCCGGCGGATACCGGGTGCTGGCAGTTACAGCCTGCCCCACCGGCATTGCCCATACCTATATGGCGGCAGAGGCGCTGGAGAAAGCCGGGAAGAAGCTTGGGATTCCCTGCAAAGTCGAAACAAACGGATCCGGCGGGGCAAAAAATGTGCTGACTGCCGCCGAGATCGCCGCATGCGATGGTGTTGTCATTGCAGCGGATAAAAATGTAGAAACAGCCCGCTTTGACGGCAAACCGGTCCTTTTTACCCGTGTAGATGATGGGATTAAAAAGCCAGAGGAACTGCTGCAGAAAATTGAAAGCGGCAGTGTGGCGGTTTTCCATGCACAGGGCGGCGCGCCTGCCGCAGAGACACAGAGCGACAGCGTCGGCCACACGATTTATAAGCACCTGATGAACGGCATTTCGCACATGCTGCCCTTTGTCATTGGCGGCGGCATTCTCATTGCACTGGCATTTTTGTTTGATAATTACGCCATCAATCCCCAAAATTTCGGTATGAACACCCCGCTTGCAGCTTTCTTTAAGACCATTGGCAACGCGGCGTTCAGCTACATGCTGCCGATTCTCTCTGCATTTATTGCCATGTCCATTGCAGACCGGCCCGGCTTGGCAGTTGGTTTTGCGGGCGGCGTGCTGGCAATGACCGGCACCAACTTTGCCGGCTTGGCCACGGGATCTGCGACTGGCGTTTCCGGCGGTTTTTTGGCGGCACTGCTCGCTGGTTTTGTGGCAGGTTACCTTGTGAAATTTCTGGAGCGGATCACCGAAAAGATGCCGAAGAGCATGGACGGTATCCGGCCGATGCTGATTTACCCGCTGGGCGGCATTTTGTGTATCGGTGTTGTGATGTGTGCGATTAACCCACTGATGGGTATTATCAATTCCGGTATTTCTGCATGGCTCAATTCCATGGGCGGCGTTTCCAAAGTGCTGCTGGGTGCTATCTTAGGAGGCATGATGAGCGTAGATATGGGCGGCCCGGTAAACAAAGCAGCCTATGTTTTCGGTACGGCGGCCTTGGCCAGCGGCAGCTATGACGTTATGGCGGCGGTTATGGTGGGCGGCATGGTTCCTCCTTTGGCCATTGCGCTTTCCACTACTTTCTTCCCCAAAAAATGGACACCGGACGAGCGCAGAAACGGCATTGTCAACTATGTCATGGGCCTGTGCTTTATCTCTGAGGGTGCGATTCCCTACGCTGCGGCAGACCCGCTGCGTGTGCTGCCCAGCTGCATTGTCGGTTCTGCGGCGGCAGGTGCCCTTTCAATGCTGTTTGGCTGTACGCTTCGCGCCCCGCACGGCGGCATTTTCGTGTTCCCGGTGGTAGGCAATCCGCTGTTGTACGTGGTGGCTTTAGCTGTGGGCAGTGTCCTTGGCGCGCTGCTGCTCAGCGCACTGAAAAAGACCCGTACCGATACAGAATAAAAAACAATTCAGTATTGCAAAGCAGCACTAAAAAATAAAAAACAATATACGGAGGTACACAATATGAAAACCGTTTCTTATGTTATTACCGATGCAGCCGGCATTCACGCCCGCCCGGCGGGCCTGCTGGTAAAGTTGGCCAAAAGCTTTTCCAGTAAAGTGACGATTTCTTCGCAGGGCAGAAGCTGCGATATGAAGCGGCTCATGGCGCTGATGAGTTTGGGTATTCAGCAGGGCAGTCCCGTGCAGGTGACCATAGAAGGAGAAGACGAAGAAGCCTGCGCACAGGCTGTGCAGAAATTCTTGACTGAAAAGCTGTAATATCATCTGCAGAATCCAACATAAAAGGGGCGCTTCCCCGGCAGAGCCTGCCGGAAAGTGTCCCTTTTTTATATGTCCTATAAAAGACTGTACAGCAAAAGCATCGAGCTGGTCAGGCGTCCTTTTCCCGTTTCCACAGGCTGCGGTTCAGCAGCGACATCAGTGACGCCTGCGGCAGCGTTTGCGGACATACTGCCGCACAGGAAAGAGCACCGGCGCAGTCGCGGTACTGAGTCTTGAGATAGGCCTTTTTCAGTTCTTTTTTACGTTTCGGGTCTTTTTCTTGGCTGATAGTGCGGTACATGCTGTTTACGGCAAGGGCACTGCCAAAATTGTCCTTTCCCGTAAAACTGGGGCATACCTCCATGCAGCAGCCACACATCAGGCAGGTAGAGGCAAGGTACTGCCGCTCACAATCCTCGTAATCCGCGTCTGCACCCGCTGCCGGGTAAGCCTGCAGCTTTACAACAATATCGCGGATGATACTGCGGTCAACTCTCAGGTCACGAATCAGCGGAAACTTGCTCAGCGGTTCCAGGCGGATTTTCGCGCCGGTGTCCCGTACAAACGTGTTGCAGGCAAGGCGCGGCCGTCCGTTGATGACCATTGCACAGGCGCCACACATCTTTTGCCGGCAGCTGCATTCCCAGTCTACCGGGTCGGCCGCTTCCTGGTTGATTTTGTCCAGTAAAAAGGCAATGGTCGCGTTTTCGGAACACTCTATATGAAAACAGTCGTAGCGTCTGCCGCTTTTGCCCGCTTCTCCGCGTTTGATATTGATTTCAGCCAGCATCGAATGTCCTCCCAATCTCTTCTTTTTGGATACAAACACGGCCGTTTTGAAACTTTGCCGCACAGGTCGCCTTGAAATTGACATCGTCCCGCTGCGGGAAGTCGGTCCGGGCATGGCTGCCGCGGCTTTCCCGGCGGAAAAGCGCGCTGCTGAGCATTGCAGAGCCGAGCAGCCGCAAATCCTGTACCGCGAGCGCATCTGCGATATGTCCGGCCGAAAAATACGGCTTTCGGTCCCCTATCTGGGCGAGCAGCGTTTCGCCCGTTTCCAGTCCGTCTGCACTGCGGACAATGCCCAGGTGCTGACTGACTGCATTCTGTATATCCGAAAGGATTTGTCCGGGGCGCTCTTTGCCGGTGCCGGCTTTGCCCTGCAGGTCCCGCATAAGTGCGCGGGCCGATTCTTCGGCGGCATGGCCCGCATTTTCGCTCAGGTGGTGACACTGTCCGTCAGCAAATGCCGTTTCGGCTGCCGTCCTGCCGCCAAAAACTGCGCCCAGCGTGGAATTTCCGCCTAGGCGGTTGGCACCGTGGTAGATGCAGGCACACCCGCCCGCGGCGTAAATTCCCGGTATGGAGGTTCGGTGGTTCCGGTCAGTCAAGATACCGCCCATGAAGTAGTGCACACCCGGGTAAACGGGAATAACCTCTTTTTTGGGGTCCAGTCCCAGATAAGTCTGTGTAATGTCTGCAATTTCTTTCAGTTTTCCGTGTACAATATCGTCGCTTAAAAAGGAAAGGTCCAGCCCAACCTGATTTTTTCCGTCAAGCCCCAGCTTCATGTCGTGGCACACTTTATAAATGGACTGCGAAACGATATCCCGCGGCATTAGGTTCCCATTTTTTCCGTACCATTCCTCCATGAAGTACCAGCGCTGTCCATTGCGAATGGTAAAGAGCCTGCCGCCCTCTCCGCGGGCGGCTTCTGAAATCAGCATTCGCTTCTGCGGGGTTTCAAAGGTTGTCGGGTGGTACTGAATCATTTCCAGATTGCCCATTTCTATACCGGAAGCAAAAAGCGACGCGGAAACAGAGCCGCTGCTGACACAGGAACCGGTCGTTTTTGGAAAAAGGCCGGACATTCCCCCGCTGCCGACAATGAGCGCATCTGCAGAGAGATACTCCAATGTGCCGCTGACAGTGTTTTCCACAACTGCACCCGCAAAGCGCTCCCCTGCGGGAATAAACCGCAGGAACTTTCGGTGCAGCAGGAGCTGAATTTTTCCCTCTGCTTCATATCTTCTTGCAATAGCTGTAAGCCCGCTGACCAGCTGCTTTCCGATGCCGGCTTTCGCGTAGACTGTGCGCATTTTACGTTGTCCCCCAAAATAGCGCAGGTCGGGATTTCCCTCTTTGTCGCGGCTGAAAACAATGCCCGCGGCGGCCAGCTCACGGATAAGTGCCGGTGCGTGCTCTGTCAAGTTTCGCACAGCGGCTTCGTCCGCCAGGTCTGCGCCTGCTTTCATGGTGTCACGGAAGTGCTGCTGCCAGCTGTCGTCCTGTCCTTTTGTGTTGAGCGCCGCGTTGATTCCTCCCGCGGCCAAAACCGATTCAGAGCGTTCGGGTGGCAGCGGGGCAAGGACAGACGCGGTGCAGCCCGCTTTTGCTGCGGTAATTGCTGCCGAAAGTCCAGCAAGACCGCAGCCGATGATTAAAATATGCAAATTTCTTCCTCCTTTCTCAGCCTTGACAGATTTGCAGAAAATAGCAGCAGAAAGCGGCCATAAAAAATACCGTAGAAAGAACTGCGATAAAGAAAGAAATGCGCTTTGCAGCTGTCATATCTTTTTCTTTGCGAAGCAGGCCGAGCGTCACACACGCTTTTGGCAGCCCTAGGAAAAGATGCACGCCAAAGAAAGCCAGCATTATTAAAATGAAAATCAGCGCCGGCACGGTTGGCCGGCGGATGAGGTAATTCGTATGTACAGCGGCAAAGACCAGCAGCAGAACGCCGGAAACCAGCTGCAGCAGAGTGGAGCGGTTTTCACGGATATAAAGTTTTTTTCCGGCAGCCATGCGGTAAAGAACAAACGGAAACCCGAGCAGCGCGTGGACTGCCAGCACAGTCAATACTCCCCGCCCAAGGACCAGCAGTATCTTTGCCGGGGCAGCATGGCTTATCATCAAAATTCCCGCATAGATACCGTGAACCATAAAAAGAATGGTGCATAAAACGCCGCATAAAGAACAAATTCGTTTGCGCATGCCTGTCTCCTCGTTAATTAGGCTCTTTTCAAATGCCGCTCTGCCGTCATTCTGTACAAGAGCGCTCATTTCCCGCCGCAAAATATTTTTATAATGAACAATGTTCATTATATCTTCTGCCCTATCCCTTGTCAATAGAAGCAGAGACTGGCAGATACAGAATACAGTGTGACTTTCGGTTTTCAACCAAATACGGAAATTGTGTGAAAAACTTTTGTGTTCGGTTCTGTTTCAAGTTTGAGCAGGCGCACCCGCAGAAATGGAAAGCAGAACAAAAGAGAACAGTACCCCGATCGAAAAAAATGGTGTAAAAAAGCCGCTGTTCTATCACAGCGGCTCCTATGACACTTGTACCCGTGCATTTGATGATGATTTTCGAGCAGCGCCTCGGCGTATCGCGAAAGCAAGACTGCTAGTCCTGCAAACAGGCTTCGCCGGTATCGAGCAGAGGCTCGATATACTTCTGTATAAATGCAATACGGTCAAATATACGTGGCTGAAAGGTTGCGGCGACCGCAACAGTAATGTTGGCATCTGGATTGACATAAATCACATTTCCGCCGTCGCCAATGGCAGCGTAACTGT
Coding sequences within:
- a CDS encoding HPr family phosphocarrier protein, which translates into the protein MKTVSYVITDAAGIHARPAGLLVKLAKSFSSKVTISSQGRSCDMKRLMALMSLGIQQGSPVQVTIEGEDEEACAQAVQKFLTEKL
- a CDS encoding pyridoxamine 5'-phosphate oxidase family protein: MRRKDREIVEIEKIEAVIAEADCCHLGFYDGGEVYIVPLSFGYQRDGGQSVFYFHSAKEGRKIDLIKTSPRVGFELDTHYKINTGETACAYSARFRSIIGTGTVTMIDSPDEKEKALHALMLHTTRKDGWIFTDQMAAAVGVFKLEVEKMSCKEHL
- a CDS encoding DeoR/GlpR family DNA-binding transcription regulator; the encoded protein is MLTEERFAIILRILQEKHSVTVQQLCDALDASESTVRRDLQTLDSRGRLSRVHGGATLPDNRFVADEENMTAKETQAVAQKAAIGALAAQIVRPEDFVYIDAGSTTLQLAKSLSGGALHAAYVTNGIAHARILAQKGCRVYVLAGQVRPSTEAIVGAGAMANLQRYHFTKAFMGANGVALKEGFTTPDVEEAELKNTALSRALETWFLTDDSKFGKIYAAVICPLTEGSIFTNHLPNEKYRQYTLVKESDAK
- a CDS encoding fructose-specific PTS transporter subunit EIIC, coding for MRITDLLSTESIALDFPVENQTQVIDKLVALQVTHGNITDVAAYKKAIYAREAEASTYVDCGITVPHAKSVCVTQPSLAALRPAVPVQYNPEDEEKSSLFFMIAAPNNGSLHVELLARMMQMLMNEDFVAKLYAAKTPKEFLAAIDAQEEKQFGSESATTEEIAPGGYRVLAVTACPTGIAHTYMAAEALEKAGKKLGIPCKVETNGSGGAKNVLTAAEIAACDGVVIAADKNVETARFDGKPVLFTRVDDGIKKPEELLQKIESGSVAVFHAQGGAPAAETQSDSVGHTIYKHLMNGISHMLPFVIGGGILIALAFLFDNYAINPQNFGMNTPLAAFFKTIGNAAFSYMLPILSAFIAMSIADRPGLAVGFAGGVLAMTGTNFAGLATGSATGVSGGFLAALLAGFVAGYLVKFLERITEKMPKSMDGIRPMLIYPLGGILCIGVVMCAINPLMGIINSGISAWLNSMGGVSKVLLGAILGGMMSVDMGGPVNKAAYVFGTAALASGSYDVMAAVMVGGMVPPLAIALSTTFFPKKWTPDERRNGIVNYVMGLCFISEGAIPYAAADPLRVLPSCIVGSAAAGALSMLFGCTLRAPHGGIFVFPVVGNPLLYVVALAVGSVLGALLLSALKKTRTDTE
- a CDS encoding flavodoxin yields the protein MEPTNGLVVYFSHTGKNYVNGSITELKKGNTAVAAEMIAAITGADLFEIEPAREYPFHYQDCTAAAQKELQAGARPKLAKTIDTGRYDVLYLGYPNWWGTMPMPILTFLEGQDLSGKVILPFCTNEGSGMGNSERDLKKACPKSTLQKGLAIRGSQVTAAKSAIEKWIKEELPL
- a CDS encoding 2Fe-2S iron-sulfur cluster-binding protein; amino-acid sequence: MLAEINIKRGEAGKSGRRYDCFHIECSENATIAFLLDKINQEAADPVDWECSCRQKMCGACAMVINGRPRLACNTFVRDTGAKIRLEPLSKFPLIRDLRVDRSIIRDIVVKLQAYPAAGADADYEDCERQYLASTCLMCGCCMEVCPSFTGKDNFGSALAVNSMYRTISQEKDPKRKKELKKAYLKTQYRDCAGALSCAAVCPQTLPQASLMSLLNRSLWKREKDA
- a CDS encoding NAD(P)H-dependent oxidoreductase → MAHQILIIYYSYSNGNTKRIAEALQKATNAEIMRIETVVPYTGSYDEVVAQGQEEVNSGFQPKIKPLPVNPADYDTVIVGTPTWWYTMAPAVLTFLTANHWQGKTVIPFMTNGGWPGHVIKDMKSACKGAKSAYEKEIQFDSTGGDQMITPAAEVNAWIDSIRSAYCD
- a CDS encoding FAD-binding protein, whose product is MHILIIGCGLAGLSAAITAAKAGCTASVLAPLPPERSESVLAAGGINAALNTKGQDDSWQQHFRDTMKAGADLADEAAVRNLTEHAPALIRELAAAGIVFSRDKEGNPDLRYFGGQRKMRTVYAKAGIGKQLVSGLTAIARRYEAEGKIQLLLHRKFLRFIPAGERFAGAVVENTVSGTLEYLSADALIVGSGGMSGLFPKTTGSCVSSGSVSASLFASGIEMGNLEMIQYHPTTFETPQKRMLISEAARGEGGRLFTIRNGQRWYFMEEWYGKNGNLMPRDIVSQSIYKVCHDMKLGLDGKNQVGLDLSFLSDDIVHGKLKEIADITQTYLGLDPKKEVIPVYPGVHYFMGGILTDRNHRTSIPGIYAAGGCACIYHGANRLGGNSTLGAVFGGRTAAETAFADGQCHHLSENAGHAAEESARALMRDLQGKAGTGKERPGQILSDIQNAVSQHLGIVRSADGLETGETLLAQIGDRKPYFSAGHIADALAVQDLRLLGSAMLSSALFRRESRGSHARTDFPQRDDVNFKATCAAKFQNGRVCIQKEEIGRTFDAG
- the pfkB gene encoding 1-phosphofructokinase codes for the protein MIYTVTFNPAIDYVVHLKGNLQPGKINRCADETYQFGGKGINVAALLRNLGYDAIALGFIAGETGSWLQKGLRSMNILTDFISLPSGMTRVNVKVKAGGETEINGSGPVISPADMEKLYTRLDALKSGDVLVLAGSIPACLANDTYEKIMARLAGRSILIAVDATQDLLVNVLRYRPFLIKPNNHELSEIFGRELQTDREIAECARKLQERGARNVLVSMGKDGALLLDETGKTSRMAAPKCTVRNSVGAGDSMVAGFLAGWLQTGSYFEALRLGSAAGSATAASLGLATKDEIDAMLAKL
- a CDS encoding aldo/keto reductase, which encodes MNQTYITLNNGEKIPQFGLGVFMVQGDAAAEKACAQALHLGYRHIDTAHAYQNERGVGAAVKKSGISREEIWVTSKLWPSEYGEGKTMAGIDKMLQRLDTDYLDLLLLHQQFGDYLGAWKDMEKAVAAGKVKSIGLSNFESGRLEEVLSASTIKPAVLQVECHPYYQQAALKKRIAPYHTAVECWYPLGHGDAALIHEPLFTELAAKYGKNNVQIILRWHIQEGNIIFPKSTNPQHMKDNIDIFDFALTDEEMQRIRKLDKNTRYFTMSLAEQERNLNQFTPAD